One window of Catellicoccus marimammalium M35/04/3 genomic DNA carries:
- a CDS encoding class A sortase gives MKRKRDNWTETSLKILMIPILLVGIFLFLNGLIMPFLSERLTKEHLLSNYSAEELAENQKKSSEYDYEGVSYLTSLSLLQSQAKDMVEKDKVPVVGDIVIPSVNIHLPIVKGISQYYLSIGAGEMRPEEKMGVHNYSLASHNFNDDRILFSPLRHINIGDKVYLSDKRNVYVYEVDDKEYVAPTQISVIEEGKKNKITLVTCSMSGKTRLVVTGPLVKTYSWAKTPGNVKDYFLGGRNDR, from the coding sequence ATGAAACGAAAGAGAGATAATTGGACTGAAACAAGTCTAAAGATATTAATGATTCCTATCTTATTGGTAGGAATCTTTCTATTTTTAAATGGGTTGATTATGCCATTCCTTTCTGAGCGATTAACAAAAGAACATTTGTTAAGTAATTATTCGGCAGAGGAATTAGCAGAAAATCAAAAGAAGTCTAGTGAGTATGATTATGAAGGTGTTTCTTATTTGACGTCACTATCTTTATTACAATCACAAGCAAAAGATATGGTCGAAAAAGATAAGGTGCCTGTTGTTGGTGATATTGTGATTCCAAGTGTGAATATTCATTTACCCATAGTCAAAGGAATCAGTCAATACTATTTATCTATCGGAGCAGGAGAAATGCGACCAGAAGAAAAAATGGGAGTTCATAACTATTCATTAGCATCTCATAATTTTAATGATGATCGTATTTTATTCTCACCTTTACGACACATTAATATTGGAGACAAAGTTTATTTAAGTGATAAGCGTAATGTGTATGTCTATGAAGTCGATGACAAAGAATATGTGGCACCCACACAAATTTCTGTCATTGAAGAAGGAAAGAAAAATAAAATTACTCTTGTTACTTGTAGTATGTCAGGAAAAACGCGTCTTGTGGTCACTGGCCCTTTAGTAAAAACTTACTCATGGGCAAAAACCCCAGGAAACGTGAAGGATTATTTCTTAGGAGGTAGAAATGACCGATAG
- a CDS encoding SpaA isopeptide-forming pilin-related protein produces the protein MKRVVPWLLTFIVCTPNVLSGVETVNALTRDKKEQTKISDVKFSKDAIHSQEKMDLSFKIEKPKESPLERTYSIPKDIEHSLIPTKSKYVIKQKKKEVGEIRFKKDKMMVQWKQDTAQQKIETDCTLEVKAHYYNDEEEINKVKIGKEVTKILPATEPLEDENLLIQDIHYQPLERKKENQVVLDLKWPVTTELKEGNQYVFKLPKWMEAKKREISFKDEDKKNWFEAKIEKERITLKILKGKVYDPTVYRLPIVFRVNANQNEKVVQWMKRAIPLQKKSVAMDEIDTAAVDTTKETKEEHKQSSAPDSEPSSTREKTRSVSLTSDSADDATSTTTTDIQDAIILSHQEVKEGATEQEEIKIRTVEELLQKSQRIRRAAQERSSGLNYSISANAAIVPNNKKFHFTVNLRERYAGEIKPGMEDVFTLTDLGSNVAYLEGEPQSFVLTSDEGDRVGTVTIEKHLVRVRYEHHRKTYRPMHVEFRVPVTAHNFTAEEHELYMTGGNTKLRIIALGLPADQVQAKPLEDLSNKNIVDSISVSPSTCNDGEDVNIMVRFSEKYANTIHDGDSFTVRLGDLGPDVASLTAYKPKKNPQPLVQNGIEMADLYIYDHEARVVFKNVNLLHNIWGNFTFPAKARNFTPNDAKIPITSGNHKTYLTINGVTNSGSDENPFYYKSGDMSLENPSHVQWWLNGNLNQEELLDNVYIRDQVQQGHIVDWSTMYIYFRGGPLNGRTFSMEEFNNSGYGYIQKVSNTEFNVTISPWIIDAWGRWMPQTGNFTVTYQTLITNPNQLTFDNHSQICYRTPNDSKNWEEANATVKNIFMDGEIHGEKDLLLEKVDENNRNNHLQGAHFELVNSKTNKVYRGVTNKEGKILFKDIANGTYVLRETKAPDGYRENHKPFEIFVSNKGIEFKSNYKEIISHTKNSFIITNKKKKSEAVGPLLPNTGGDGYKTWLILVACTLILGTMILYIYKKKGTHTQ, from the coding sequence ATGAAACGAGTCGTTCCGTGGTTACTCACTTTTATCGTGTGTACCCCAAATGTATTGTCTGGTGTTGAGACGGTAAACGCTTTGACACGAGATAAAAAAGAACAAACGAAAATTTCTGATGTGAAGTTTTCTAAAGATGCCATTCATTCGCAAGAAAAAATGGATCTTTCTTTTAAAATCGAAAAGCCGAAAGAAAGTCCGTTAGAACGAACTTATTCGATTCCAAAAGATATCGAACATTCTTTAATTCCAACAAAATCCAAGTATGTTATTAAACAAAAGAAAAAAGAAGTTGGAGAAATTCGTTTTAAAAAGGACAAAATGATGGTGCAGTGGAAACAAGATACTGCCCAACAAAAAATTGAAACTGATTGTACCTTAGAAGTAAAAGCTCATTATTATAATGATGAAGAAGAAATTAATAAGGTAAAAATCGGTAAAGAAGTTACCAAGATCTTACCTGCCACTGAGCCATTAGAAGATGAAAACTTATTGATTCAAGATATTCACTATCAGCCACTTGAACGAAAAAAAGAGAATCAAGTTGTTTTAGATTTAAAATGGCCAGTGACTACTGAATTAAAAGAAGGAAATCAATATGTGTTTAAGCTACCAAAATGGATGGAAGCGAAAAAACGTGAGATTTCTTTTAAAGACGAAGACAAGAAAAACTGGTTTGAGGCAAAAATCGAAAAAGAACGGATTACTTTGAAAATCTTAAAAGGAAAAGTATATGATCCAACGGTTTATCGTTTGCCAATCGTTTTTCGTGTCAACGCCAACCAAAATGAAAAAGTAGTGCAATGGATGAAGCGTGCGATTCCATTACAGAAAAAGTCAGTCGCGATGGATGAGATTGATACAGCAGCTGTAGATACAACAAAAGAAACAAAAGAAGAGCACAAACAAAGTTCAGCTCCTGATTCTGAACCTTCTTCTACACGTGAAAAGACGAGAAGTGTTTCTTTAACCAGTGATTCTGCAGATGATGCAACATCAACAACGACTACCGATATCCAAGATGCAATTATTCTTTCTCATCAAGAAGTGAAAGAAGGGGCTACGGAACAAGAGGAAATCAAAATTCGTACAGTAGAAGAACTTCTACAAAAAAGCCAGCGTATCCGTCGAGCAGCGCAAGAGCGTAGCAGTGGATTAAATTATTCGATTTCTGCAAATGCAGCGATTGTCCCAAACAATAAAAAATTCCATTTCACTGTGAATTTAAGAGAACGTTATGCAGGTGAAATCAAACCAGGAATGGAAGATGTTTTCACCTTGACAGATCTAGGATCAAATGTAGCTTATCTTGAAGGCGAACCACAAAGCTTTGTGTTAACAAGTGATGAGGGAGACAGAGTTGGAACAGTGACGATTGAAAAACATCTTGTCCGTGTTCGTTATGAACATCATAGAAAGACTTATCGTCCAATGCATGTAGAATTCCGTGTACCTGTTACTGCTCATAACTTTACCGCAGAAGAACATGAACTTTATATGACAGGTGGTAATACAAAATTACGTATTATTGCTTTAGGTTTACCAGCAGATCAAGTTCAAGCGAAACCGTTAGAAGATTTAAGTAATAAAAATATAGTTGATAGTATTAGTGTATCTCCTTCTACATGTAATGATGGAGAAGATGTAAATATTATGGTCCGTTTTAGTGAAAAATATGCTAATACAATTCATGATGGTGATAGTTTTACTGTTCGATTGGGAGATTTAGGCCCAGATGTAGCTTCTCTTACTGCATATAAACCTAAAAAAAATCCACAACCACTAGTACAAAATGGAATTGAGATGGCAGACTTGTACATTTATGATCACGAAGCTCGAGTAGTTTTTAAAAATGTGAATCTATTGCATAATATTTGGGGAAATTTTACTTTTCCGGCAAAAGCAAGAAATTTCACTCCAAATGACGCAAAAATCCCTATCACATCAGGAAATCATAAAACATATTTAACAATTAATGGTGTGACTAACTCGGGATCTGATGAAAATCCATTTTATTATAAGTCTGGAGATATGTCATTAGAAAACCCAAGTCATGTTCAATGGTGGTTAAACGGTAATTTAAATCAAGAAGAATTACTAGATAATGTTTATATTCGAGATCAAGTACAACAAGGTCATATTGTTGATTGGTCAACTATGTATATCTATTTCAGAGGTGGCCCACTGAATGGTAGAACTTTTTCAATGGAAGAGTTTAATAACAGTGGTTATGGATATATTCAAAAAGTTTCTAATACAGAATTTAATGTTACAATTTCCCCTTGGATTATTGACGCTTGGGGACGTTGGATGCCGCAAACAGGAAACTTTACGGTGACATATCAAACGTTAATTACTAATCCAAATCAATTAACCTTTGATAACCATTCTCAAATTTGTTATCGAACTCCAAATGATTCTAAGAATTGGGAAGAGGCAAATGCTACAGTAAAGAATATCTTTATGGATGGTGAAATCCATGGTGAAAAAGATCTACTATTAGAAAAAGTGGATGAGAATAATCGTAATAATCATTTACAGGGCGCACATTTTGAATTAGTAAATTCTAAAACGAATAAAGTATATCGTGGAGTTACAAATAAAGAAGGTAAAATTCTATTTAAAGATATAGCAAATGGAACATATGTTCTTCGCGAAACGAAGGCTCCTGATGGTTACCGAGAAAATCATAAACCTTTTGAAATCTTTGTCTCTAATAAAGGTATAGAATTTAAGAGTAACTACAAAGAGATTATTTCTCATACAAAAAACAGCTTTATAATTACCAATAAAAAGAAAAAATCTGAAGCTGTCGGTCCATTATTACCAAATACTGGTGGGGACGGATATAAAACATGGCTTATTCTGGTTGCCTGTACCCTAATTTTAGGCACTATGATTTTATATATTTATAAGAAGAAAGGAACTCATACACAATGA
- a CDS encoding class C sortase — protein MSKKNSKKPLIIIALLLYLVGGAVLFYPIWSQWWNEHNQSQAIQTYQGDVEKASREEINKVWKNAQLYNQKLYKKGLDYYASKGNFDHYKKQLLVGDSNVMGIIDIPSINVHLPIYHGTEDRILEVGVGHLEGTSLPTGGKNTHAVLTGHTGLPSGGTLFTPLVKLRKGNLFSIRVLNKVLYYQVDDIKVEKPEKVHTLGIYPGKDYVTLITCTPYGVNSHRLLVRGVRINEDLSTPNNIRRIPPIIVWLAFATIVIALLILYFVLRKKRQKKINEKERQESIEDETKER, from the coding sequence ATGAGTAAGAAAAACTCAAAGAAACCTCTCATTATTATTGCACTTTTGCTTTATTTGGTAGGTGGTGCAGTGTTATTCTATCCGATTTGGAGTCAATGGTGGAATGAACACAATCAAAGTCAAGCCATTCAAACCTATCAAGGAGATGTGGAAAAAGCATCTCGTGAAGAAATAAATAAAGTATGGAAAAATGCTCAATTATATAATCAAAAATTATACAAAAAGGGATTAGATTATTACGCAAGCAAAGGAAACTTTGACCATTACAAAAAGCAATTACTCGTTGGTGATTCAAATGTAATGGGAATTATCGATATCCCTTCTATTAACGTTCATTTACCTATCTATCATGGAACGGAAGATCGAATCTTAGAAGTAGGAGTTGGGCATTTAGAAGGAACCTCATTACCGACTGGCGGTAAAAATACCCATGCCGTACTAACTGGACATACAGGGTTACCTTCTGGTGGTACTTTATTTACACCGTTAGTGAAACTACGAAAAGGAAATTTATTTTCCATTCGTGTGTTAAATAAAGTTTTATATTATCAAGTCGATGATATAAAAGTAGAAAAGCCTGAAAAAGTACATACCCTAGGAATCTATCCCGGAAAAGACTATGTGACATTGATTACCTGTACCCCATATGGTGTAAATAGTCACCGTCTTCTTGTCCGAGGGGTTCGCATTAATGAAGATTTGAGTACCCCAAATAATATCCGTCGTATTCCACCAATCATTGTCTGGTTGGCATTTGCTACTATTGTAATTGCACTTCTCATATTGTATTTTGTTTTGCGCAAAAAACGTCAAAAGAAAATCAATGAGAAAGAAAGACAAGAGAGTATAGAGGATGAAACGAAAGAGAGATAA